The following proteins are encoded in a genomic region of Pagrus major chromosome 16, Pma_NU_1.0:
- the clec14a gene encoding C-type lectin domain family 14 member A, producing MASWFCWIWTVLVLFTNTSSEPASPPRYIVHHTKVSFDRAMEVCSHHGILTTILTEQEAAEILEVVSRSPQNQNQSTFWVGLRKVKDECVVPTLPLKGFKWTEDGSEETEVSRWTEEPKPTCTSVRCAALRVESDGSTETRWGLIPVSCRNHNQFICKLTDRLTGATLKPATPEPEPKPDPATPEPKTAPSAPPTLEPEPKPDPATPEPETAPSAPPTLEPEPVTAEPHKPGPKTATQRPEPTGPELQGPDPEPVSDTELESDSCEHTPRPRINGSRYLSLDPDNSSRIQVECWSSAPVELHCSGRPAMWRLPDDSPANLTTVCQPCGPCRHTCVNMEGSSRCVCTDKDGKHHDADSPECVSPTDNSLLLWVLVAVAAVVVIVVVVAVTVKCCLMRRSEKRAMKKEKMVMKSKDSFDTANEKVAR from the coding sequence ATGGCGTCCTGGTTCTGCTGGATCTGGACGGTTCTCGTCCTGTTCACAAACACCTCGTCCGAGCCGGCGTCTCCGCCACGCTACATCGTCCATCACACCAAGGTCAGTTTCGACCGCGCCATGGAGGTCTGCTCACATCACGGCATCCTCACCACCATCTTAACCGAGCAGGAGGCCGCCGAGATCCTCGAGGTCGTGTCCAGGTCACCTCAGAATCAGAACCAGTCCACCTTCTGGGTTGGACTGAGGAAGGTCAAGGACGAGTGTGTGGTTCCCACGCTGCCGCTGAAAGGCTTCAAGTGGACCGAGGACGGCAGCGAGGAGACCGAGGTGAGCCGCTGGACCGAGGAGCCCAAACCCACCTGCACCAGCGTGCGGTGCGCCGCGCTGAGGGTGGAGTCTGACGGGTCGACAGAAACCAGGTGGGGTCTGATCCCTGTCAGCTGTAGGAACCATAACCAGTTCATCTGtaagctgacagacagactgacaggagCGACACTGAAACCTGCtacaccagaaccagaaccaaaaCCTGACCCAGCTACACCTGAACCAAAAACTGCTCCATCAGCACCACCTACACTAGAACCAGAACCAAAACCTGACCCAGCTACACCTGAACCAGAAACTGCTCCATCAGCACCACCTACACTAGAACCAGAACCTGTTACAGCGGAACCACATAAACCTGGCCCAAAAACTGCTACACAGAGACCAGAACCAACTGGGCCTGAGCTGCAGGGACCTGACCCTGAGCCTGTTTCTGACACAGAGCTGGAGTCGGATTCTTGTGAGCACACCCCCCGGCCCCGGATCAATGGATCACGCTACCTGAGTCTGGACCCggacaacagcagcaggatcCAGGTGGAGTGCTGGTCTTCGGCCCCGGTGGAGCTCCACTGTTCAGGCCGTCCCGCCATGTGGCGTCTGCCGGACGACTCACCCGCCAACCTCACCACTGTCTGCCAGCCGTGTGGCCCCTGCAGGCACACCTGTGTGAACATGGAGGGCTCCTCCAGGTGCGTCTGCACCGACAAGGATGGGAAACACCACGACGCAGACTCGCCAGAGTGCGTGAGTCCGACAGACAACAGTCTGTTGTTGTGGGTTCTGGTTGCCGTGGCAGCGGTGGTGGTGATAGTGGTGGTTGTCGCGGTGACGGTGAAGTGCTGCCTGATGAGGCGGTCGGAGAAACGCGCcatgaagaaggagaagatggtgatgaagagCAAGGACTCCTTCGACACAGCCAATGAGAAGGTAGCGAGATGA
- the sstr1a gene encoding somatostatin receptor type 1: MQLNTSSSSSSSPLDSLEDGGSFFLLNGSGGPGSGGPGSVSGSVASSAALISSIYSLVCVVGLSGNSMVIYVIFRYAKMKTATNLYLLNLAVADELLMLSVPFVVTAALLRRWPFGAALCRLVLSVDAINMFTSIYCLTVLSVDRYIAVVHPLRASRYRRPTVAKLVNVCVWLFSLVVILPIILFSSTAPNSDGSVACNMQMPEPERSWMAAFAVYAFLMGFLFPVLAILLCYVLILSQLRTVALRAGWQQRRKSERKITVMVTVVVSVFVVCWMPFHVVQLVGVFLQRHDPTLSQLAVVLGYANSCANPLLYGFLSDNFRRSFQRILCLRWMEAPEEPLDYLDYYSTALKSRRLSLDQDQDPDGEDLSRTCPPPNTCSRM; the protein is encoded by the coding sequence ATGCAGctcaacacctcctcctcctcctcgtcgtcTCCTCTGGACTCTCTGGAGGACGGCGGGAGCTTCTTCCTGCTGAACGGCTCCGGCGGTCCCGGCTCCGGTGGTCCCGGCTCGGTGTCCGGCTCCGTCGCGTCCTCCGCGGCTCTCATCTCGTCCATCTACTCGCTGGTGTGCGTGGTGGGTCTGAGCGGGAACTCCATGGTGATCTACGTCATCTTCCGGTACGCCAAGATGAAGACGGCCACGAACCTGTACCTGCTGAACCTGGCGGTGGCGGACGAGCTGCTGATGCTCAGCGTGCCGTTCGTGGTGACGGCCGCGCTGCTGCGCCGGTGGCCGTTCGGCGCGGCGCTGTGCCGCCTCGTGCTCAGCGTGGACGCCATCAACATGTTCACGAGCATCTACTGCCTCACGGTGCTCAGCGTGGACCGGTACATCGCCGTCGTGCACCCGCTGCGCGCATCGCGGTACCGGCGGCCCACCGTGGCCAAGCTGGTGAACGTGTGCGTGTGGCTGTTCTCGCTCGTGGTCATCCTTCCCAtcatcctcttctcctccaccgCCCCGAACTCGGACGGCTCGGTGGCCTGCAACATGCAGATGCCGGAGCCGGAGCGGAGCTGGATGGCGGCGTTCGCGGTCTACGCCTTCCTGATGGGCTTCCTGTTTCCGGTTCTGGCCATCCTGCTGTGCTACGTGCTGATCCTGAGCCAGCTGCGCACGGTGGCGCTGCGTGCCGGCTGGCAGCAGCGCCGGAAGTCTGAGAGGAAGATCACGGTGATGGTGACGGTGGTGGTGTCGGTGTTCGTGGTGTGCTGGATGCCCTTCCACGTGGTGCAGCTGGTTGGCGTCTTCCTGCAGCGCCACGACCCAACCCTGAGCCAGCTTGCCGTTGTCCTAGGTTACGCCAACAGCTGCGCTAACCCGCTGCTCTACGGCTTCCTGTCAGACAACTTCCGCCGCTCCTTCCAGAGGATCCTGTGTCTGCGCTGGATGGAGGCCCCCGAGGAGCCCCTGGACTACCTGGACTACTACAGCACGGCCCTGAAGAGCCGCAGACTCAGcctggaccaggaccaggacccGGACGGGGAGGACCTGTCCAGGACCTGTCCGCCCCCCAACACCTGCTCCAGGATGTAG